From Herbaspirillum sp. WKF16:
AGCGCGCTGTCGATCACCACGCGCTTGTCGGCCACGGCGATATCCACCCTGGCATTGGCGTCGACATCCTTGACGGCCTTGGTGATGACGCCGGCGCAATGGCCGCAGGTCATGTCGTTGACGGTGAAGATGGTGCTCATGGCCATTCCTTTCAGGAAATGAAAATGGGAAGATGGAACAAGCTTAGACCTTCCCACCGTAGCAAGGTCAAGCCCCCCGTTTGCCGCATTCGTGCGAAAATGGCCTTGACCTTGCCATCATGGGAAGGATGATGATGCGGTCATGTCCAATCAGATTCCGGAGCGTTTTCCCATGACTTCCGCCGTTTCCGCTTCCCCGCCCCGCGAGTTCAGCCTCGATATCGAGGGCATGAGCTGCGCCTCCTGCGTCACGCGCGTGGAGAAGGCCTTGCGGGCCGTTCCCGGGGTGGCCGACGCCAGCGTCAACCTGGCCACCGAACGCGCCACCGCGCATGCCGGCGCCGGCGTCGATGCCGGCCA
This genomic window contains:
- a CDS encoding heavy-metal-associated domain-containing protein is translated as MSTIFTVNDMTCGHCAGVITKAVKDVDANARVDIAVADKRVVIDSALPAQQFADAIEDAGYTPVAA